One Candidatus Poribacteria bacterium genomic region harbors:
- a CDS encoding OFA family MFS transporter codes for MSSQAAPASATVSGSWARWLVVVGALMIQMILGTVYAFSVFVEPFEQLFGWTRTQITTTGSITLAVFALTMIFAGILQDERGPRFTALWSAGFLGIAFIAASQMGTLLGIYIIHGMVTIGAILLLIQLVRLFEGNRQSQLGDSLRQAIVGGTAVTSLLVAQKFITGGPSDSLWMLYLTYGLIGGAGIGLGYVSPIAACVKWFPYHRGLITGVAVAGFGAGSLIFAPSAQWTMERVGLSTFFWIHGLVCMSGLTIGGLLLRNPPPGYEAPQRRSQKQAQPRTRPVPRYGELPWEEVVRKWAFWRLWLMFTFAATAGLMTMSQLKPFATLNSLTPDEGIAMIQVFAVFNAAGRVGWGAISDRIGREWAMSLMFVLQAAMMVIVNGLSGVAGLWLAASWIGFNFGGIFALFPSATADAFGTKGLGTNYGFVFTAYGVAGIMGPIVGARVYDATGQYTAAFLFAGVLCIVAAAIAFGGRTRTART; via the coding sequence ATGTCCTCGCAGGCAGCGCCTGCCTCCGCGACGGTTTCCGGCAGCTGGGCTCGATGGCTGGTCGTCGTGGGAGCGCTGATGATCCAGATGATCTTGGGGACGGTCTATGCGTTCAGCGTTTTCGTCGAACCGTTCGAGCAGTTGTTCGGCTGGACTCGGACGCAGATCACGACCACGGGCAGCATCACGCTGGCGGTCTTCGCGTTGACGATGATCTTCGCGGGAATCCTCCAAGACGAGCGAGGGCCCCGCTTCACGGCGCTGTGGTCCGCAGGATTCCTCGGCATCGCGTTCATCGCCGCCAGCCAGATGGGGACGCTGCTCGGAATCTACATCATCCACGGCATGGTGACGATCGGAGCGATCCTGCTGCTTATCCAGTTGGTGCGGCTGTTCGAGGGAAACCGGCAATCCCAGTTGGGGGACTCGCTGAGGCAGGCGATTGTGGGCGGAACCGCCGTCACGTCGCTGCTCGTCGCGCAGAAGTTCATCACCGGCGGACCGAGCGACTCGCTGTGGATGCTCTACCTGACGTACGGTCTCATCGGCGGCGCAGGCATCGGGCTCGGCTACGTGTCTCCGATCGCGGCGTGCGTCAAGTGGTTCCCGTACCATCGCGGACTGATCACCGGCGTCGCGGTCGCCGGCTTCGGAGCGGGATCGCTCATCTTCGCGCCGTCGGCGCAGTGGACCATGGAGCGTGTGGGGCTCTCAACGTTCTTCTGGATCCACGGACTGGTGTGCATGTCGGGGTTGACCATCGGCGGTCTCCTGCTACGGAACCCGCCGCCGGGCTACGAGGCTCCGCAACGACGAAGCCAGAAGCAGGCGCAGCCGAGAACCCGCCCCGTGCCTCGGTACGGCGAACTGCCTTGGGAAGAGGTCGTCCGCAAATGGGCGTTCTGGCGGCTCTGGTTGATGTTCACCTTCGCCGCGACGGCGGGACTGATGACCATGTCCCAGCTCAAGCCGTTCGCCACCCTCAACTCGCTGACACCGGATGAGGGCATCGCGATGATCCAGGTCTTTGCGGTGTTCAACGCGGCGGGTCGGGTCGGGTGGGGAGCCATCTCCGACCGCATCGGGCGCGAGTGGGCGATGTCGCTCATGTTCGTCTTGCAGGCGGCAATGATGGTGATTGTCAATGGGCTCAGCGGCGTCGCCGGGCTTTGGCTCGCGGCGAGCTGGATCGGATTCAACTTCGGTGGCATCTTCGCGCTGTTTCCGTCCGCCACCGCCGACGCCTTCGGCACGAAGGGGCTGGGAACCAACTACGGCTTCGTCTTCACGGCGTACGGCGTCGCCGGCATCATGGGCCCCATCGTCGGCGCGCGGGTGTACGACGCCACTGGGCAATACACCGCCGCCTTTCTCTTTGCGGGGGTCTTGTGTATCGTTGCCGCTGCCATCGCGTTCGGCGGGCGAACGCGCACGGCTCGCACGTAG
- a CDS encoding phytanoyl-CoA dioxygenase family protein, whose amino-acid sequence MPQRESLKALTVEQARQFVEKGHVVLQGCFPRSLAEEWIGLAFRRLGYDANDPSTWQVDRVHMPSMRSADVRVIAPIIWDSICDVLGGAERIAGDTWHLRDGFIVNFSLGADQPWTPPSPEVRGWHKDGDFFRHFLDSPEQGLLTIVVWSDILPQSGGTFLSPDSVGHVARRLLEHPEGVLPNGFGGLIKRCTEFVELTGEAGDIALIHPYMLHSASQNPSGRARFITNPPVHLREPMCFDRENPEDYSLVERGVLHSLGVERLDFRPTAPRERIVPERVRIQQQMLEEQKRRLGEL is encoded by the coding sequence ATGCCGCAACGCGAATCGCTGAAGGCGCTGACGGTCGAGCAGGCGAGGCAGTTCGTCGAGAAAGGTCATGTCGTCCTGCAAGGCTGCTTTCCTCGCAGTCTCGCCGAGGAATGGATCGGCCTCGCCTTCCGCCGATTGGGGTACGATGCGAACGATCCGAGCACATGGCAGGTGGACCGCGTTCACATGCCGTCAATGCGGTCCGCTGACGTTCGGGTGATCGCACCGATCATCTGGGATTCGATCTGCGACGTTCTGGGCGGAGCAGAGCGGATCGCGGGAGACACTTGGCATCTCCGCGACGGGTTCATCGTCAACTTCAGCCTCGGCGCGGACCAACCGTGGACGCCTCCATCTCCCGAAGTGCGTGGATGGCACAAGGACGGCGATTTCTTCCGACACTTCCTCGACAGCCCCGAGCAGGGCTTGCTGACGATCGTGGTTTGGTCCGATATCCTGCCGCAGAGCGGCGGGACGTTCCTGTCTCCCGATTCGGTCGGGCACGTCGCGCGCCGTCTTCTGGAGCACCCGGAGGGAGTTCTGCCGAACGGCTTCGGAGGGCTCATCAAGCGATGCACGGAGTTCGTGGAGCTCACCGGAGAAGCCGGGGACATCGCCTTGATCCACCCGTACATGCTGCATTCGGCTTCGCAGAATCCGTCAGGTCGGGCGCGGTTCATCACGAACCCGCCGGTTCACTTGCGGGAGCCGATGTGCTTCGACCGCGAGAACCCGGAGGATTACTCGCTCGTCGAGCGAGGCGTGCTGCATTCGCTCGGAGTGGAGCGACTCGACTTCCGCCCGACTGCCCCGCGAGAGCGGATCGTGCCGGAGAGGGTCCGCATCCAGCAGCAGATGCTCGAAGAGCAGAAGCGACGACTGGGCGAGCTCTGA